One genomic segment of Pandoraea sputorum includes these proteins:
- a CDS encoding protein-glutamate methylesterase/protein-glutamine glutaminase, whose product MTEIINAHPDMTVVATAPDPLVARDLIKQHNPDVLTLDVEMPRMDGLDFLEKLMRLRPMPVLMVSSLTERGSEVTMRALELGAVDFVTKPRLGIRDGMLEYGEMIADKIRAAARARVRSAPPKSAAPVAVEAAPMLRNPLVSTEKLIIIGASTGGTEAIREVLVPMPPDAPAILITQHMPAGFTKSFAQRLNGLCRITVKEAEHGERVLPGHAYIAPGGDTHLQLSRSGANYVALLDPAPPVNRHRPSVDVLFRSAAVHAGRNAIGVILTGMGRDGAAGLVEMRRAGAHTFAQDEASCIVFGMPREAIAMGGAEEVVPLHEMARKVLHQVAKFGERTQRV is encoded by the coding sequence ATGACGGAGATCATCAATGCGCATCCGGACATGACCGTAGTGGCGACCGCACCCGACCCGCTCGTGGCGCGCGATCTGATCAAGCAGCACAACCCGGACGTGCTCACGCTCGACGTCGAAATGCCGCGCATGGACGGGCTGGACTTCCTTGAGAAGCTCATGCGCCTGCGTCCGATGCCGGTGCTCATGGTGTCGTCGCTGACCGAGCGCGGCTCGGAAGTCACGATGCGTGCGCTCGAACTCGGCGCGGTCGATTTCGTGACGAAGCCGCGTCTGGGCATTCGTGACGGCATGCTCGAATACGGCGAGATGATCGCCGACAAGATTCGTGCTGCCGCGCGCGCCCGTGTGCGAAGCGCGCCGCCCAAGAGCGCAGCCCCGGTGGCGGTGGAAGCCGCGCCGATGCTGCGCAATCCGCTCGTTTCGACGGAAAAGCTGATCATCATCGGCGCGTCGACGGGCGGCACGGAAGCGATTCGCGAAGTGCTCGTGCCGATGCCGCCGGACGCACCGGCGATTCTCATCACGCAGCACATGCCGGCGGGCTTCACCAAGTCGTTTGCGCAACGCCTGAACGGGTTGTGCCGCATTACGGTGAAGGAAGCCGAGCACGGCGAGCGTGTGTTGCCGGGCCACGCCTACATTGCACCGGGCGGCGACACCCACCTGCAACTCTCGCGCAGCGGCGCGAACTACGTGGCACTGCTAGACCCGGCGCCGCCGGTGAATCGACATCGTCCGTCGGTCGATGTATTGTTTCGCTCCGCGGCCGTGCATGCCGGACGTAACGCCATCGGCGTGATTCTCACGGGCATGGGCCGCGACGGTGCGGCCGGTCTGGTCGAGATGCGCCGTGCCGGTGCGCACACGTTCGCGCAGGACGAAGCGAGCTGCATCGTATTCGGCATGCCGCGCGAAGCCATTGCCATGGGCGGCGCAGAGGAAGTGGTGCCGCTGCACGAGATGGCCCGAAAAGTGCTTCATCAGGTCGCGAAATTCGGCGAACGCACGCAACGGGTATAG
- the cheD gene encoding chemoreceptor glutamine deamidase CheD — protein MAAQPLAEALATNHYFDNAFNTQAVKLLPSEYFVTTEDIMLVTVLGSCVAACVRDNVTGIGGMNHFMLPDDGESERDRLLSASMRYGAYAMEMLINELIKLGARRERLEAKVFGGGAVLAGMTTLNIGDRNANFVLRYLEMEQIRVTAQDLLGPHPRKVCFLPRTGRVMVKKLGDRGDPAIAQREQAYAQRLRAREVRGSVELFAPPARNAKPRPGPDNRKMEEA, from the coding sequence ATGGCAGCACAGCCATTGGCCGAAGCACTCGCGACCAACCACTACTTCGACAATGCGTTCAATACGCAGGCAGTGAAGCTGCTGCCGTCGGAGTATTTCGTCACGACCGAAGACATCATGCTCGTGACGGTGCTCGGTTCGTGTGTGGCCGCCTGCGTACGCGACAACGTTACCGGTATCGGCGGCATGAACCACTTCATGCTGCCGGACGATGGCGAGAGCGAGCGCGATCGGCTACTCTCTGCGTCCATGCGCTACGGCGCATACGCGATGGAAATGCTCATCAACGAGCTGATCAAGCTCGGTGCACGGCGCGAGCGTCTGGAGGCGAAGGTCTTCGGCGGCGGCGCGGTGCTCGCGGGCATGACCACCCTGAATATCGGCGATCGCAATGCGAACTTCGTGTTGCGCTATCTCGAGATGGAGCAGATTCGCGTGACCGCGCAGGATCTGCTCGGGCCGCATCCGCGCAAGGTGTGCTTTTTGCCGCGCACCGGGCGGGTGATGGTCAAGAAGCTGGGCGACCGGGGTGACCCGGCCATCGCCCAGCGGGAACAGGCGTACGCGCAGCGTCTGCGCGCACGCGAAGTACGGGGCTCCGTAGAACTCTTTGCGCCACCGGCCAGAAATGCCAAGCCTCGGCCGGGGCCTGACAACCGAAAAATGGAGGAGGCTTGA
- a CDS encoding CheR family methyltransferase — MTDSRNTSHLTRRGGSGPDGDAGSRSADFARASGAALSGERDFAFSLADFSRIRNLIYQRAGIALAEHKREMVYSRIARRLRALGMTSFTDYLDMLEADTGDSEWESFTNALTTNLTSFFRESHHFPLLADFVRNRPKPISVWCCAASTGEEPYSIAMTLVDTLGSRPNATVLATDVDTQVLARASAAVYNGEQTGKISQEQLRKHFLRGTGANSGKIKVRPELQQLVTFEPLNLLAPSWQIGGPFDVIFCRNVMIYFDKATQARILERFVPLLKPDGLLFAGHSENFTYVSRAFRLRGQTVYELAGAGARGA; from the coding sequence ATGACCGATTCGCGCAACACATCGCATCTGACGCGTCGCGGCGGCTCCGGCCCCGATGGCGACGCGGGCTCGCGCAGCGCGGATTTCGCGCGCGCCAGTGGCGCCGCCCTGTCGGGCGAGCGCGACTTTGCGTTCTCGCTGGCCGACTTCAGCCGCATTCGCAATCTGATCTACCAGCGCGCCGGGATTGCGCTGGCCGAGCACAAGCGCGAGATGGTCTACAGCCGCATCGCGCGACGTCTGCGTGCGCTGGGCATGACGAGCTTCACCGATTATCTCGACATGCTCGAAGCCGACACTGGTGACAGCGAGTGGGAGTCGTTCACCAACGCGCTGACGACGAACCTCACGTCGTTCTTCCGCGAGTCTCACCATTTCCCGTTGCTCGCCGACTTCGTGCGCAACCGCCCCAAGCCGATCTCGGTGTGGTGCTGTGCGGCGTCGACCGGCGAAGAGCCGTATTCGATTGCGATGACGCTGGTCGACACGCTCGGCTCACGTCCCAACGCCACGGTGCTGGCCACCGACGTCGACACGCAGGTCCTGGCCCGCGCGTCGGCCGCCGTCTACAACGGCGAGCAGACCGGCAAGATCTCGCAGGAACAGCTGCGCAAGCATTTCCTGCGAGGCACGGGCGCGAACTCGGGGAAGATCAAGGTGCGTCCCGAATTGCAGCAACTGGTGACGTTCGAGCCGCTCAACCTGCTCGCGCCGTCGTGGCAGATCGGCGGGCCGTTCGACGTGATCTTCTGCCGTAACGTGATGATCTATTTCGACAAGGCCACGCAGGCGCGCATTCTCGAGCGCTTCGTCCCCTTGCTCAAACCGGACGGCCTGCTATTCGCCGGGCATTCGGAGAACTTCACTTATGTAAGCCGGGCGTTCCGTCTGCGCGGGCAGACGGTGTACGAACTGGCCGGCGCCGGAGCACGGGGAGCCTGA